In the Bos taurus isolate L1 Dominette 01449 registration number 42190680 breed Hereford chromosome 21, ARS-UCD2.0, whole genome shotgun sequence genome, one interval contains:
- the ISG12(B) gene encoding uncharacterized protein isoform X1, which translates to MSARAIESGEGDALGTLLPELLSEEEEEPFQSTNQDSYGSSPGKAPQGPHQGPDDFGSDPRDPPNFYRYAGMTAAAVIGGVMAVRAVPELLDTVGFTRKGISPSSLAAKMMSSTARANGGGVPSGSLVSNLQSKGATGLSTPSNILLGSAGALLGALLWGSYSSSRRTQY; encoded by the exons ATGTCAGCTAGAGCCATAGAGAGCGGGGAAGGCGATGCCTTGGGCACCCTCCTGCCAGAATTGCTGTCAGAAG AGGAAGAAGAACCTTTCCAGTCAACCAATCAGGACTCCTATGGCTCTTCTCCTGGGAAGGCACCACAGGGGCCACATCAGGGACCAGATGACTTTGGCTCTGACCCCAGAGACCCACCCAATTTCTACCGTTATGCAG GCATGACTGCAGCTGCTGTGATTGGAGGAG TCATGGCCGTGAGGGCTGTGCCTGAGTTGCTGGACACCGTGGGCTTCACCAGAAAAGGaatctccccctcctccttaGCGGCCAAGATGATGTCATCAACTGCAAGAGCCAATGGGGGCGGAGTTCCCTCTGGGAGCCTAGTCTCCAATCTCCAGTCCAAGG GGGCAACTGGACTTTCCACACCATCCAACATCCTCCTGGGATCTGCTGGGGCACTTTTGGGGGCCTTGCTGTGGGGTTCCTACAGCTCCTCCAGGAGGACCCAGTACTGA